In Cutaneotrichosporon cavernicola HIS019 DNA, chromosome: 1, one DNA window encodes the following:
- a CDS encoding uncharacterized protein (Fungal domain of unknown function (DUF1750)) has product MNSFPNPMPPQFHPGQMPFAGAPGVASHPQGMPGVPGVPGLPQGMASGMPMSIDPVQQQQLFLAQQQQLAAAQARAQASAGKKKQGKKGPQAPALPRQMAPPGADHFAKNAMAAESIEPWADALDELDPRELAMSRFRARNEVMAEIFGPERVQTIPTKEADAWAGFWPPGESLETKVHALETANAELEAKFDSEIEAFRKRLEEADGGDEAAATAVASDAS; this is encoded by the exons ATGAACTCGTTCCCAAACCCTATGCCTCCACAGTTCCATCCAGGCCAGATGCCGTTCGCTGGAGCACCCGGTGTCGCCAGCCATCCCCAAGGCATGCCGGGTGTACCCGGCGTTCCGGGGCTGCCGCAGGGCATGGCGTCGGGTATGCCGATGTCCATCGACCCCGtgcagcagcaacagctcttcctcgcacagcaacagcaactCGCCGCTGCTCAGGCACGCGCACAGGCTTCAGCtggcaagaagaagcagGGAAAG AAAGGGCCGCAGGCGCCTGCGCTCCCAAGGCAGATGGCGCCGCCAGGCGCGGATCACTTTGCCAAGAACgcgatggcggcggagTCGATCGAGCCGTGGGCGGATGCgcttgatgagctcgacccccgcgagctcgccatgAGCCGCTTCCGTGCGCGCAACGAGGTCATGGCTGAGATCTTTGGCCCGGAGCGTGTCC AGACAATACCGACCAAGGAGGCGGATGCGTGGGCTGGCTTCTGGCCACCTGGCGAGAGTCTCGAGACCAAGGTCCATGCACTCGAGACAgccaacgccgagctcgaggcaAAGTTTGACTCGGAGATCGAGGCGTTTCGGAAACgcctggaggaggcggacggcGGTGACGAGGCAGCCGCGACGGCTGTGGCCTCAGACGCGAGCTAG